GTTCCAGACCTGAAATGTTGTCGAATTCCGCACTTACCAGATAGTGTCCTCGATCAAGAAACTCCATTCCAGCAATGTTAATTGCCAAGTAACCAAAACAGGCTAACCCCACTATTGCAAAAAGCCCAACATAAAGCTCAACAGTAAATGTGCGCTTTGGTACAATAAATTCGCTATCGCTCTTTTCGCTCACGCTACCTCACTATTTTTCTCACTCGGCATAAATCAAGAAATAGAGATCGGACCATTTACCTCACCTGCTCTAAACTGCATTGTCACAGGATTAGCAGATGATAAAAACTCCTCTACGCTACCCTTATCCGATATAACACCGCCATACATCATAGCTACCCTAGAACACACTTGAAACACCTCCGGTATCTCATGGCTAATTACGATTCCCGTAAATCTGTTCCTCTTTTGCGTTTCTTTAATCAAGTCATAAATACCCTGACCAGTCTCTGGATCCAAACCAGTATTTGGCTCATCGAAAAGCAATATGTCTGGCTGCATACTTAAGGCCCGCGCAATTCCAACGCGCTTTCTCATGCCAATAGACACCTCGCCAGGCAAAGCAAGCTCATGCCCTAACAATCCTACAGACTCCAGATGAGCTAGAACCCGCTGGCTAATCTCTCTCTCGCCATATTTTGTATGGT
This window of the Deltaproteobacteria bacterium genome carries:
- a CDS encoding ATP-binding cassette domain-containing protein, producing MILIRGLHKRFGSNQVLRGLDLEVPTGETIAIVGPSGTGKSVLLKIIAGFLQADKGEVVVDGRDIAKIRTSSERQEILKRMGVLFQNAALFDSLNLYENVAFPLRYHTKYGEREISQRVLAHLESVGLLGHELALPGEVSIGMRKRVGIARALSMQPDILLFDEPNTGLDPETGQGIYDLIKETQKRNRFTGIVISHEIPEVFQVCSRVAMMYGGVISDKGSVEEFLSSANPVTMQFRAGEVNGPISIS